A single window of Candoia aspera isolate rCanAsp1 chromosome 3, rCanAsp1.hap2, whole genome shotgun sequence DNA harbors:
- the OTULIN gene encoding ubiquitin thioesterase otulin — MSTNKDELFCKPVDDGKAALAAAMEDENKPDKPRSQPESRTCSGPHSTVMTDNTKRFKLSSIQVQPTQESPGMSQPKARKASGPPVTTEEKRRKGFFSISFSKGKKEKGTPCDKLSSTSISHKLIANEDSACHLQRAQANVLKTSLVHQENYSKKKEQLPASIIPCPMEFSVDVVEDLYRDADEIEREKVLLESGTVSSDFPENKLSVEPEVDIMDYCQEEWRGNTSHAECIRKGYEAVSHKFISIRRVRGDNYCALRATLFQALCQAAQLPQWLQKEDLMSLPEKLMVKYEWITQWRLRHTWTSKVESLMDEIKDCLMLLKRKWKNMSDIKTFVERQAACDELFRSEEEEYKLYEAVKFLMLSTAIKLYEDSEKGKEVPVFSWLLFARDTSSNPSQLMENHLNQLGHSGGLEQVEMFLLAYALQHTIQVYRLYKYRTEEFITLYPNDPEETWPMVTLITEDDRHYNIPARMCEETSL; from the exons ATGAGCACCAATAAAGATGAGCTGTTTTGTAAGCCAGTTGATGATGGAAAAGCTGCTCTTGCCGCTGCGATGGAAGATGAGAATAAGCCAGATAAGCCGAGATCTCAGCCAGAGAGTCGAACTTGCTCTGGTCCCCACAGTACAGTGATGACAGACAATACTAAGCGATTTAAGCTAAGTAGCATCCAGGTGCAACCCACCCAAGAAAG CCCTGGGATGTCACAGCCAAAGGCAAGGAAGGCATCAGGGCCTCCAGTTACCACAGAAGAGAAACGGAGAAAAGGGTTTTTTAGCATATCGTTTTctaaaggcaaaaaagaaaaaggcactcCTTGTGATAAATTGTCAAGCACAAGCATCAGCCACAAATTAATTGCCAATGAAGATAGTGCATGTCACCTGCAGAGGGCTCAAGCCAATGTCTTGAAAACATCTCTAGTCCATCAAGAGAATTATTCCAAGAAGAAAGAACAGCTGCCTGCATCAATCATCCCTTGCCCAATGGAGTTCTCTGTAGACGT TGTGGAGGACCTGTACCGGGATGCAGatgaaatagagagagagaaagtgttaCTTGAGAGTGGGACAGTCTCTTCAG ATTTTCCAGAAAATAAACTAAGCGTTGAACCGGAAGTAGATATAATGGATTATTGTCAAGAAGAGTGGCGAGGGAACACATCCCATGCTGAATGTATTCGGAAG ggCTATGAAGCTGTTTCACATAAATTTATTTCAATAAGAAGAGTGCGAGGAGATAATTACTGTGCTCTCCGGGCAACACTATTTCAAGCACTTTGCCAAGCTGCTCAACTTCCTCAGTGGCTCCAGAAAGAAGACCTGATGTCG TTACCAGAGAAGTTGATGGTCAAATATGAATGGATCACACAGTGGCGACTCAGGCACACATGGACAAGTAAAGTGGAAAGTCTGATGGATGAAATTAAAGATTGTTTAATGCTACTAAAAAGAAAG TGGAAAAATATGAGTGACATAAAGACCTTTGTAGAGAGGCAAGCAGCCTGTGATGAGCTTTTCAGAAGTGAAGAAGAGGAATACAAACTCTATGAAGCGGTAAAGTTTCTTATGCTGAGCACCGCCATCAAATTGTATGAAGACAGTGAGAAGGGCAAAGAGGTTCCTGTGTTCTCTTGGCTTTTGTTTGCTCGAGATACATCCAGCAATCCTTCCCAGCTAATGGAAAACCACTTGAATCAACTTGGTCACTCAGGAGGCCTTGAACAA GTTGAAATGTTTCTCCTAGCCTATGCTTTGCAGCATACCATCCAGGTTTATCGACTGTACAAGTACAGAACAGAAGAATTCATCACCCTTTATCCCAATGATCCAGAAGAAACCTGGCCCATGGTAACCCTTATAACAGAAGATGACAGACATTATAATATTCCTGCTCGAATGTGTGAAGAGACCAGTTTATAG